In the genome of Salipiger sp. CCB-MM3, one region contains:
- a CDS encoding acyltransferase family protein — MIGYRRDIDGLRAVAVLPVVLFHADVQVFSGGFVGVDVFFVISGFLITTIIHREIEAGEFSILRFYERRARRILPALLLVIAVSLLAGYFLLMPADYAAAGRAGLAAALFVSNMLFWSETGYFSPGIYDQPLLHTWSLAIEEQFYIFFPPLMLAIAALRWKPALPIAVLTLLSLCLSGLTTEARPAMGYYLLPWRAWELGLGALVALLPLRSMGRVPREVMGLAGLVLIGAAVLGFDEATVFPGWAALMPVAGAAMIIAAGGKMNTICDRLLSVRPFVWTGLISYSLYLWHWPVIVFYQQIVFDRPDVLGCVLVVSLSFALAWASWAWVEVPFRRRSSSPTVSASRPAGPVRTLLVALAGIMVVSLTAVGVTAGGGLPFRLPTEAARLAAFSDGQHPRLRECTGRDDAWRAPGDPCLFGAEAEVAPTVALWGDSHAGALLPEVEAAARRSGRSLAYLARAGCLPVPETERLDGQTGRCAEYGNGALDYLLRSETIETVILVARYALASKGYMADFGLSERDWSPTRYADVTSGPWPEAERLERLMAKLDETVGQLRAAGRTVVIVYPIPEIGYKVPETLAKYSLQGRSTEPFGLPRDVFEGRNAAVRAELDRIVARHDALKILPSEVFCDEHMCHAMRDGTPLYYDDDHLSAAGAAFLGPAFDGLMAGRMVQTRGPERDALRRTP; from the coding sequence ATGATCGGTTATCGTCGGGATATCGACGGGCTGCGCGCCGTGGCCGTGCTTCCGGTGGTCCTGTTCCACGCGGATGTCCAAGTGTTTTCGGGCGGCTTCGTCGGCGTTGACGTCTTCTTCGTCATCTCGGGCTTCTTGATCACCACGATCATTCATCGCGAGATCGAAGCGGGCGAGTTTTCTATCCTACGCTTCTACGAGCGTCGCGCGCGGCGCATTCTTCCGGCGCTCTTGCTGGTGATCGCGGTGTCCTTGCTGGCCGGTTATTTCCTATTGATGCCAGCTGATTACGCCGCAGCCGGGCGGGCGGGGCTTGCCGCGGCGCTGTTCGTTTCGAACATGCTGTTCTGGTCTGAGACGGGGTATTTCAGTCCGGGCATCTACGATCAGCCCCTTCTCCACACGTGGTCGCTGGCGATCGAAGAGCAGTTTTATATCTTCTTTCCGCCGTTGATGCTGGCGATCGCGGCCCTGCGCTGGAAGCCAGCGTTGCCAATCGCGGTGCTTACGCTTTTGTCCCTGTGCCTGAGTGGCCTGACGACCGAAGCGCGCCCTGCCATGGGCTATTACCTGCTGCCTTGGCGCGCTTGGGAGTTGGGGCTTGGCGCGCTGGTCGCCCTGCTGCCGCTGCGCAGCATGGGGCGTGTCCCGCGCGAGGTCATGGGGCTTGCAGGGCTCGTCCTGATCGGGGCCGCTGTGCTGGGCTTTGATGAGGCGACCGTCTTTCCGGGGTGGGCGGCGCTGATGCCTGTGGCCGGTGCCGCGATGATCATCGCGGCGGGCGGCAAGATGAACACGATATGCGACCGGCTGCTGAGCGTCCGGCCATTCGTTTGGACGGGGCTGATCTCGTATTCGCTGTATCTTTGGCACTGGCCTGTCATCGTCTTCTATCAGCAGATCGTCTTCGACAGGCCCGATGTGCTGGGCTGCGTACTGGTTGTCTCGCTCTCCTTTGCGCTGGCTTGGGCAAGCTGGGCATGGGTCGAAGTGCCCTTTCGGCGGCGGAGCAGCAGCCCCACGGTCTCTGCGTCACGCCCCGCTGGGCCGGTGCGGACCCTTCTGGTCGCTCTGGCGGGCATCATGGTGGTTTCGCTCACGGCGGTGGGGGTGACGGCGGGGGGCGGTTTGCCCTTCCGTTTGCCCACCGAGGCCGCGCGGCTCGCCGCCTTCTCGGATGGTCAGCATCCGCGACTGCGCGAATGCACCGGGCGCGACGACGCGTGGCGTGCACCGGGCGATCCCTGTCTTTTCGGCGCCGAGGCGGAGGTTGCGCCTACCGTTGCGCTCTGGGGCGACAGCCACGCGGGCGCGCTGCTCCCCGAGGTTGAAGCCGCCGCGCGTCGCAGCGGGCGCAGTTTGGCCTATCTGGCGCGGGCAGGATGCCTCCCGGTTCCCGAAACGGAGCGGTTGGACGGCCAGACCGGACGCTGCGCAGAGTACGGAAACGGCGCGCTCGACTACTTGCTGCGAAGCGAGACGATCGAAACCGTCATTCTTGTGGCGCGATACGCGCTGGCGTCGAAAGGATATATGGCCGACTTCGGGCTGTCCGAGCGCGACTGGAGCCCAACGCGCTATGCCGATGTGACAAGCGGACCATGGCCAGAGGCCGAACGCCTCGAGCGGCTCATGGCCAAGCTGGACGAAACGGTGGGGCAATTGCGCGCGGCGGGGCGCACTGTCGTCATCGTCTATCCCATCCCCGAGATTGGCTACAAGGTGCCGGAGACATTAGCCAAATACTCGCTGCAGGGGCGCAGTACCGAGCCATTTGGTCTGCCACGAGACGTGTTCGAGGGGCGCAACGCCGCCGTGCGTGCCGAGCTCGACAGGATCGTCGCGCGGCACGACGCGCTAAAAATCTTGCCCAGTGAGGTCTTTTGCGACGAGCACATGTGCCATGCCATGCGTGACGGGACGCCGCTTTATTATGATGATGATCATCTGAGCGCTGCGGGAGCGGCCTTTCTCGGGCCCGCCTTCGACGGTTTGATGGCAGGACGCATGGTGCAGACGCGCGGCCCGGAGCGCGACGCTTTGCGCCGAACGCCTTGA
- a CDS encoding GMC oxidoreductase, producing MTIAELRMCRKIQPKHEKPAFDHQRSWLRHSASPPVEGLAMPLIDARTARSRSYDCIVSGAGPAGLSVALPLAEAGHRVLIVEAGSHEPSPGPDAEYETPQAHAAASITHCRALGGTSWLWGGRTIPLMPHDLLASGWPMDYADLARHYQSAAIFLGASPPEQPFFDPQTTEPFDLNSQEVLANTGSLLQWHRARMEAPYGPDVLLNATATGIILGKSPRGGTHCEGLRVCAQGIPETLELRAPKTVLAQGGIETLRLLLADKVRWPEELGHLQALGRYYAGHLTGSVASIVFRREDEVDAFGWRPLAQRGSVRRIFRSTAAAMAEGVNMFFWAQNWPIADAEHGSGLLSAKFLAKRAFRRPEQNTDPHGPGVAAPQRTSAASAHLHNVLSDGPTVLRGLPGVIRARFSQRRQALDHLVPNGARRYRLAYHAEQESRTENRIELAGPVEPGRLPKIRIALDFSQPDIDRVVHGHKMLAQSLSRSSIAELQYDAPIGARRAAIRALAQDGYHQTGVARMGADPKDSVVGPDCEVHGIADLFIAGAAVFRSSAGVQPTHSIVALSMRIAEHIAAGTDAASQRSSSAS from the coding sequence TTGACAATTGCCGAACTTCGGATGTGCCGGAAAATCCAGCCAAAGCACGAAAAACCAGCATTCGATCATCAACGCTCATGGTTGCGCCACAGCGCGTCGCCCCCGGTTGAGGGTCTGGCGATGCCCTTGATCGACGCGCGCACTGCCCGCAGCAGAAGTTATGATTGCATCGTCTCCGGTGCGGGTCCTGCCGGGCTCTCTGTTGCGCTTCCGCTGGCCGAAGCTGGCCACCGCGTGCTGATCGTCGAGGCGGGCTCGCACGAGCCCAGCCCCGGACCTGACGCCGAATATGAAACCCCGCAGGCACATGCCGCCGCCTCGATCACCCATTGCCGCGCGCTCGGCGGCACCTCTTGGCTCTGGGGAGGGCGCACGATCCCCCTCATGCCGCATGATCTTTTGGCCAGCGGATGGCCGATGGACTACGCGGACCTCGCACGGCACTACCAGTCCGCCGCAATATTTCTGGGAGCCTCCCCGCCCGAGCAGCCATTCTTTGATCCGCAGACGACCGAGCCTTTTGACCTCAACTCTCAGGAGGTGCTGGCGAACACCGGCTCTTTGCTGCAATGGCACCGCGCGCGGATGGAGGCCCCCTATGGGCCCGACGTGCTTTTGAACGCCACCGCGACCGGCATTATCCTCGGCAAGAGCCCACGCGGCGGCACGCATTGCGAGGGGCTTCGCGTCTGTGCGCAGGGCATCCCCGAGACACTAGAACTTAGAGCGCCAAAAACTGTACTGGCGCAGGGCGGTATCGAAACCCTGCGGCTGCTGCTGGCAGACAAGGTACGCTGGCCCGAAGAGCTTGGCCATCTGCAGGCATTGGGACGCTATTACGCCGGGCATCTCACCGGCAGTGTGGCCAGCATCGTCTTTCGCCGGGAAGATGAGGTCGATGCATTTGGCTGGCGTCCGCTCGCACAGCGCGGCTCTGTCCGGCGGATCTTCCGCAGCACCGCTGCCGCGATGGCGGAGGGTGTGAACATGTTCTTCTGGGCTCAGAACTGGCCGATCGCCGATGCCGAACATGGATCCGGCCTGTTGTCAGCGAAATTCCTCGCAAAACGTGCGTTCCGGCGACCTGAGCAGAATACCGACCCGCACGGCCCCGGCGTCGCCGCTCCGCAGCGAACCTCTGCCGCCTCGGCGCATCTGCATAACGTCCTGAGCGATGGCCCAACCGTTCTACGCGGATTGCCCGGAGTGATCCGCGCGCGGTTCAGTCAGCGGCGGCAGGCGCTCGACCATCTTGTGCCAAACGGGGCGCGCCGCTACCGCCTCGCCTATCATGCCGAGCAGGAATCGCGGACGGAGAACAGGATCGAACTCGCCGGACCGGTTGAGCCGGGCAGACTGCCGAAGATCCGGATTGCCTTGGATTTCTCGCAACCGGATATCGACAGGGTCGTGCACGGACATAAGATGCTCGCTCAGTCACTCTCGCGCAGCAGCATTGCAGAACTGCAATATGACGCGCCAATCGGAGCGCGCAGAGCTGCGATCCGGGCGCTGGCACAGGATGGCTATCATCAGACCGGAGTGGCCCGGATGGGCGCAGATCCCAAAGACAGCGTAGTGGGGCCGGATTGTGAGGTGCATGGCATCGCCGATCTGTTCATCGCCGGAGCCGCCGTGTTCCGCAGCAGCGCTGGCGTGCAACCGACCCATTCGATCGTCGCGCTGTCCATGCGGATCGCCGAACATATCGCCGCCGGAACAGACGCCGCTTCGCAGCGCAGCTCGAGCGCATCATGA